The following are from one region of the Paenibacillus sp. JZ16 genome:
- a CDS encoding Rieske (2Fe-2S) protein, whose amino-acid sequence MAIHYVLAEEDVPEGGHAVVNIEGREIGIYRVNGEYHAILNYCPHQGAPICAGLVSGTTLPSEVYDYEYGRAGEIVRCPWHGWEFDLQTGKSLFSDRIRVKKYKVEVHEGKIGVVMGRKQAGS is encoded by the coding sequence ATGGCAATACATTACGTGCTGGCGGAGGAGGACGTTCCGGAGGGCGGGCACGCGGTCGTGAACATAGAGGGACGCGAAATCGGCATCTATCGGGTCAACGGCGAGTACCATGCGATTCTGAACTACTGCCCGCATCAGGGGGCGCCAATCTGCGCAGGACTGGTCTCCGGTACGACGCTTCCTTCGGAAGTATACGACTACGAATACGGCCGGGCAGGCGAAATTGTCCGCTGTCCCTGGCATGGGTGGGAGTTCGACCTGCAGACCGGCAAGTCGCTGTTTAGCGACCGCATCCGGGTGAAGAAGTATAAGGTGGAGGTCCATGAGGGCAAGATCGGGGTGGTGATGGGGAGGAAGCAGGCGGGGAGTTGA
- a CDS encoding chromate transporter produces MEEWLQLLVSFFVSNVLGYGGGPASIPLMYKEIVTNHGWLTDPEFSNMLALGNALPGPIATKIAAFVGYGVSGWMGMTLALAATVIPSAVALIWLLNLLQKYRTSPVVKGMTLLVQPVIAIMMLTLTWQIGQSSVISIGLLQSLGIAAVAFWAMNIRKIHPALVILAAFAYGGLVLSQVV; encoded by the coding sequence ATGGAAGAATGGCTGCAGCTGCTGGTCAGCTTTTTTGTCTCCAACGTTCTCGGGTATGGCGGCGGCCCTGCTTCGATCCCCCTCATGTATAAGGAAATCGTCACGAATCACGGCTGGCTGACCGACCCGGAATTCTCCAACATGCTTGCCCTTGGCAACGCACTTCCCGGGCCGATCGCCACCAAAATTGCCGCTTTTGTCGGGTATGGCGTATCCGGCTGGATGGGCATGACTCTCGCCCTCGCGGCGACGGTCATCCCTTCCGCGGTAGCGCTCATCTGGCTGCTGAATTTGCTGCAGAAATACCGCACGTCGCCCGTGGTCAAAGGCATGACCCTGCTGGTCCAGCCGGTCATCGCCATCATGATGCTGACTCTGACCTGGCAGATCGGCCAAAGCTCCGTCATCTCCATCGGCCTCCTGCAATCCCTCGGCATCGCCGCCGTCGCTTTCTGGGCCATGAACATCCGCAAGATCCACCCGGCGCTGGTGATCCTGGCCGCGTTTGCTTACGGGGGCTTAGTGTTGTCGCAGGTGGTGTGA
- a CDS encoding chromate transporter: MELMFGMFRTGILGYGGGPSVIPLIRHEAVVRYHWLSDDEFGEVLALANALPGPIATKMAAYLGYRKKGVPGAIAAVLAHILPTSIAMIALLSAVTFLSSSKVVAGMIAGVTPVIAVMLGTMAYEFGEKAVKGLGIYAGIGFFVVSFLLLERFQLHPALVIMLFLAYGTVHFRTVAKLKKQRRDKEGSA; this comes from the coding sequence ATGGAATTAATGTTCGGCATGTTCCGAACCGGCATACTCGGCTACGGCGGCGGACCTTCGGTTATTCCGTTGATCCGTCACGAGGCCGTCGTTCGTTACCACTGGCTCAGCGACGATGAATTCGGAGAGGTACTCGCGCTGGCCAACGCGCTCCCGGGCCCGATTGCCACGAAGATGGCCGCCTATCTCGGTTACCGGAAAAAAGGGGTGCCTGGTGCTATAGCTGCCGTTCTCGCGCATATCCTGCCAACCAGCATTGCGATGATCGCGCTGCTGTCGGCCGTGACATTCCTCAGCAGCTCCAAAGTGGTGGCAGGCATGATTGCCGGCGTTACGCCGGTCATTGCCGTCATGCTGGGCACGATGGCTTACGAATTCGGCGAGAAGGCTGTAAAGGGACTTGGCATTTACGCCGGGATCGGATTTTTCGTGGTGTCGTTTCTCCTGCTGGAGCGTTTCCAGCTCCATCCGGCCCTCGTCATTATGCTGTTCCTTGCTTATGGCACCGTGCATTTTAGAACCGTAGCCAAACTCAAAAAACAAAGACGGGATAAGGAGGGGTCCGCCTGA
- a CDS encoding Lrp/AsnC family transcriptional regulator: MNIHAAGENSSLMIDDTDRKIIAILGKNGRISYTDLAKEIGLSRVAVQARVNALLDEGVIERFAAVINPEKVGISVSAFFNVEVEPKYLQQVADTLENEPYVTSLYHMTGPSKLHMHGLFTDHKEMEMFLNEKLYPLPGITSVDTQILIKRYKSRMGIRL; this comes from the coding sequence ATGAATATTCACGCTGCCGGCGAGAACTCATCTCTCATGATTGATGATACGGACCGCAAAATCATTGCGATCCTCGGCAAGAACGGGCGAATCTCGTACACGGATTTGGCCAAGGAGATCGGATTGTCCCGCGTTGCCGTACAGGCCAGGGTCAATGCGCTGCTCGATGAAGGCGTCATTGAGCGCTTCGCGGCCGTCATTAATCCGGAGAAAGTGGGAATTTCGGTGTCCGCTTTTTTTAATGTGGAGGTGGAGCCCAAATATTTGCAGCAGGTGGCGGATACTTTGGAGAACGAGCCGTATGTAACAAGCCTGTATCATATGACCGGTCCCAGTAAACTGCATATGCACGGACTTTTTACCGATCATAAGGAAATGGAAATGTTTTTAAATGAGAAGCTTTACCCGCTCCCGGGCATTACGAGTGTGGACACGCAGATCTTGATCAAGCGCTATAAAAGCCGAATGGGCATCCGACTCTAA